TCGCAGGTGTGGCATCGAAGGAGGCCTGTGGTGGCTAAATATCGAGTGCGTAAATTCAAGGCATCAGTGGAGGGCTTTACCTTGATCGAAGCCCTGGTGGCGCTACTGGTCCTAGCGTTTGGGTTACTGGGCGTGGCCGCCATGCAGCTCAAGGCGCTGCAGAGTGCCCATGTGTCCTATCAACGCTCTATTGCTTCCGTCGCCGCCCAAGATGCCGAGGAGCGCCTGTGGGTGGAACTGGGTGAGCATAACAGGGTATGTCCTTTTATAGACGGTCATGGTCTTGATCACGTGAATAACTGGGGAGATGCATGGACCCCCTATTTCAACACGCTCGATGTGGATGCAGCTGTCGGAGTTTCTGCCTCCACCGAGTG
This region of Candidatus Obscuribacterales bacterium genomic DNA includes:
- the pilV gene encoding type IV pilus modification protein PilV, translating into MAKYRVRKFKASVEGFTLIEALVALLVLAFGLLGVAAMQLKALQSAHVSYQRSIASVAAQDAEERLWVELGEHNRVCPFIDGHGLDHVNNWGDAWTPYFNTLDVDAAVGVSASTECGYRIVLGWRDERFVGENVSNLEFLAKLPGL